In Vigna unguiculata cultivar IT97K-499-35 chromosome 3, ASM411807v1, whole genome shotgun sequence, a single genomic region encodes these proteins:
- the LOC114177568 gene encoding two-component response regulator ARR12-like, with translation MVEEDHFPVGLRVLAVDDDRTYLTVLENLLRKCQYNVTATTQSVKALEMLRKNRNKFDLVISDVNMPEMDGFKLLQHVGLETDLPVIMLSGYGDKERVMKGVIYGACDFLTKPVRIQELQNIWQHVVRRKIDSKDKNKTASEEKDCSMAHKFANEEEPCTVAGECSQALAPKTYANQNIKVDHKRKERCEAEEIEEDDKENDETSNQKKSRLVWDTELHNKFLAAINQLGIDKAFPKKILDLMNIDGLSRENVASHLQKFRLGLKKPNPYHRMGSVDCFRTSSESGAMLSTTLPSYAYAHGGRFSVLNSPSSLNTRGMNSSAFVQASESPNINSSSIKTHGNMHSSIFSANQASSLLQGIPNPMEANRFKPNNSTAGIRRFDLLDHSAALKDFSSFSENRATVRNAANISLPGLSNNHLLFQGISQHKHHSEAFRNHSSLGAAAVKTQSFDPNSCGSSKMGDDYDNKRWRGAAPISTFPSNTSAFSNVFSNDQLLQHNFKLPSSTFCSRNSPVGFSSSVPLEDDILGEMLHQEGLLGNILLASCHTQHNQGGCSKDMNQTFNSINPVISPNGGTSSLGHSYEQNSTIDNKRIDASLVGQMNGVNPSSITQCSEGENFYSMKSNDAYVLQSMKSDEALVQNSLDSLDDIMNEIDEQDLNAIMLMNGDIEFDAYHDGLCN, from the exons ATGGTGGAAGAAGACCATTTTCCTGTGGGTTTGCGTGTACTTGCCGTTGATGACGATCGAACTTATCTCACAGTGTTGGAGAATCTGCTTCGCAAATGCCAGTATAATG TTACTGCAACTACTCAATCAGTGAAGGCGCTAGAAATGCTGAGGAAAAACAGAAACAAGTTTGACCTTGTTATCAGTGATGTGAATATGCCAGAAATGGATGGGTTTAAGCTGCTTCAGCATGTGGGACTTGAGACGGACCTACCCGTTATCA TGTTGTCAGGGTACGGTGATAAAGAACGGGTGATGAAAGGTGTCATATATGGTGCTTGTGACTTTTTAACAAAACCAGTTCGAATTCAAGAGTTACAGAACATATGGCAGCATGTAGTGAGGAGGAAGATTGATAGCAAGGATAAGAATAAGACTGCAAGTGAAGAAAAAGACTGCAGTATGGCACATAAGTTTGCAAATGAGGAGGAACCATGCACTGTTGCTGGGGAATGTAGTCAAGCCTTGGCACCAAAAACTTATGCTAACCAGAATATAAAAGTGGATCACAAAAGGAAAGAACGTTGTGAGGCTGAGGAAATTGAAGAAGATGATAAAGAGAACGATGAAACCTCCAATCAGAAGAAATCTCGTTTAGTTTGGGATACTGAGTTGCACAACAAATTTCTTGCTGCCATTAATCAGCTCGGAATTGACA AGGCTTTCCCCAAGAAAATACTTGACTTGATGAATATCGATGGACTTTCAAGAGAAAACGTAGCAAGCCATCTCCAG AAATTCAGACTCGGTCTCAAAAAGCCTAATCCTTACCACCGTATGGGTTCAGTTGATTGCTTTCGCACGTCATCTGAATCAGGAGCAATGTTAAGCACCACATTACCATCATATGCATATGCACATGGTGGAAGGTTTAGTGTGTTAAACTCTCCATCCAGCTTGAACACGAGAGGAATGAACTCATCTGCATTTGTTCAGGCTTCTGAGTCTCCAAACATTAACAGCAGCTCCATAAAAACACATGGAAACATGCACTCGTCTATATTTTCTGCAAACCAAGCCTCAAGCTTATTGCAGGGCATTCCAAATCCAATGGAGGCTAACCGATTTAAGCCGAACAACTCAACAGCTGGTATTAGGAGGTTTGATCTACTTGATCACTCAGCTGCACTTAAAGATTTCTCTAGTTTCTCGGAAAATAGAGCCACTGTTAGAAATGCAGCAAATATATCTCTTCCTGGTCTCTCCAATAATCATTTACTTTTTCAAGGAATTTCCCAGCATAAACATCATTCTGAAGCATTCAGAAATCATTCTTCTCTTGGAGCTGCTGCTGTGAAAACACAATCTTTTGATCCAAACTCCTGTGGTTCTTCTAAAATGGGGGATGATTATGACAACAAAAGGTGGCGGGGAGCAGCTCCGATATCTACCTTTCCTTCCAATACTTCTGCTTTCAGTAACGTTTTCAGTAATGATCAACTACTTCAGCATAACTTCAAATTGCCCTCATCCACTTTTTGCAGTAGGAACAGTCCAGTTGGTTTTTCTTCCAGTGTTCCTTTGGAGGATGATATCCTAGGTGAGATGCTGCACCAAGAAGGCTTACTTGGGAATATCTTACTAGCTTCGTGTCACACCCAGCATAACCAGGGTGGTTGCAGCAAAGACATGAATCAAACCTTCAATTCCATAAATCCTGTCATTTCTCCTAATGGAGGCACTAGTTCCTTGGGACATAGCTATGAACAAAATAGTACAATTGACAATAAGAGAATTGATGCATCTTTGGTCGGCCAAATGAATGGGGTTAATCCATCATCAATCACACAGTGCAGTGAAGGTGAGAATTTCTATTCAATGAAGTCAAATGATGCGTATGTTTTGCAGAGCATGAAATCCGATGAAGCACTGGTGCAGAATAGTTTGGACTCCTTGGATGACATAATGAATGAAATAGACGAACAG GACCTGAATGCGATTATGTTGATGAATGGAGACATAGAGTTTGATGCTTACCATGATGGACTATGCAACTGA